The Artemia franciscana chromosome 11, ASM3288406v1, whole genome shotgun sequence genome has a segment encoding these proteins:
- the LOC136033281 gene encoding transcription elongation factor A N-terminal and central domain-containing protein 2-like, translating into MDKFVIRLSKPADLNAKSSSSGKKLRQSKIEMLPGVVNVKDFEKYAQILKSSTNSHEILKILDKIEKKVPSTEVLKSTGIGKVVRKLSTHSDLEIASKADDVFEKWKGHVEKMACRKPVEVSSDTATQERREKARNMISKYLDEELGKRIEHEVFNYNNQLLNYKYRKSIRKVALALQSQPDLRETFLKERVKYKEHLKRLFSTSSSDSE; encoded by the coding sequence ATGGATAAGTTTGTAATTCGTCTTAGTAAGCCCGCGGACTTAAATGCCAAATCATCATCGTCTGGTAAAAAATTGAGacaatcaaaaattgaaatgttGCCAGGTGTAGTAAACGTtaaagactttgaaaaatatgccCAAATTTTGAAATCATCAACAAATTCCCATGAAATTCTCAAAATATTGGACAAGATTGAGAAAAAAGTTCCGAGTACTGAAGTATTGAAAAGTACTGGAATAGGGAAAGTTGTTCGAAAGCTTTCAACACATTCTGATCTGGAAATTGCCTCCAAAGCTGATGacgtttttgaaaaatggaaaggacatgttgaaaaaatggcatGTAGAAAGCCTGTAGAAGTCTCAAGTGACACTGCAACTCAAGAAAGAAGGGAAAAGGCTAGAAATATGATTTCCAAATATTTAGATGAAGAACTTGGTAAAAGGATTGAGCATGaagtatttaattataataatcaactcttaaattataaatatagaaAGTCTATTAGAAAGGTGGCATTGGCCTTACAAAGCCAGCCAGACTTGAGGGAGACGTTTTTGAAGGAAAGAGTGAAATATAAGGAGCATTTAAAGAGGCTCTTCAGTACCTCCAGTAGTGATAGTGAATAG